The DNA region GCTCGACGAGGTCCGGGACCAGGCCGCCCTGGTCTCCGCGGTCGCCTGGGCCGCCAACCCGTCCTGGGAGCGCGAGGCCACCGAGCACCGGGAGATCCTGCGGCTCGCCCTCGACGGCGACTCGGACGGCGCGGCGCGCGCCCTGCACTCGCACATCGCCTCGTTCGTGCAACGGGCCTTCCCCGAGGCCCAGGGAAAGGGTGAGCAGGAATGACCGCGACCACGACCGCGTTCGAGGCCGGGCGGGCCGCTCTGGCCGACGTGGTGGCGATCCCCGTGACCCCGTTCGCCGAGGACGGCTCGATCGACCAGGAGGTCCACCGGGTCCTGCTGCGCCGGGTGCTCGACGGCGGCGTACGCATCCTCACGCCCAACGGCAACACCGGCGAGTTCTACGCCCTGAGCCCCGAAGAGCGGCGCACCGTAACGGAGTTGACCATCGATGAGGCGGGGGACCGGGCGGCGATCCTGGTCGGTGTCGGGCACGACGTGCCGACCGCCGTCGCCTCCGCCCGCCACGCCCGTGAGCTCGGGGCGCAGATGGTGATGGTCCATCAGCCCGTCCACCCGTACGTCTCGGAGGGCGGCTGGGTCGACTACCACCGGGCGATCGCGGAGGCGGTCCCCGAGCTGGGTGTCGTCCCGTACATCCGCAACCCGGTGCTGGCCGGCGCCCGGCTCGCCGAACTGGCCGACACCTGCCCGAACGTCATCGGCGTGAAGTACGCCGTGCCGGACGCGGCCCGCTTCGCCGCGTTCGCGCGGGACGCCGGGCTGGAACGCTTCGTGTGGGTGGCCGGACTCGCCGAACCGTACGCGCCCTCGTACTTCTCGGCAGGTGCGACGGGCTTCACCTCAGGGCTCGTGAACGTCGCCCCGGCCGTCTCACTGAACATGATCGAAGCGCTTCGATCCGGCGACTACGCGGGCGCCATGAAGGTCTGGGAGCAGATCCGCCGCTTCGAGGAGCTGCGCGCGGCCAACAACTCCGCCAACAACGTGACGGTCGTGAAGGAGGCCCTGGCCTCGCTCGGCCTGTGCCGCCGCGAGGTCCGGCCGCCGAGCAAGCAGCTTCCCGAGTCCGAACGGGCCGAGGTCGCCGCCATCGCCGCGGGGTGGTCCATATGACCGACGCCAAACCGACGACACCGGACGCCGACGGCACCCCGGACGAGGGCCAAGTCCCGGACGCACCGAGGCAGTTGCGCAGCCACCAGTGGTACGGCACCGAGGGCCTGCGCTCCTTCAGCCACCGGGCCCGCACCCGTCAGCTCGGCTACCTGCCCGAGGAGCACCTCGGCAAGCCGGTCATCGCGATCCTCAACACCTGGTCCGACATCAACCCCTGCCACGTCCACCTGAGGGACCGTGCCCAGGCGGTCAAGCGGGGCGTGTGGCAGGCCGGCGGCTTCCCGCTGGAGTTCCCGGTGTCGACGCTGAGCGAGACCTTCCAGAAGCCGACCCCGATGCTCTACCGCAACATGCTCGCGATGGAGACCGAGGAGCTGCTGCGGTCGTACCCGGTGGACGGGGCCGTCCTCATGGGCGGCTGCGACAAGTCGACGCCCGCGCTGCTCATGGGCGCCGCGTCCGTCGACCTGCCGGCGATCTTCGTGCCCGCCGGACCCATGCTGCCCGGCCACTGGCGCAACGAGGTCCTCGGCTCCGGCACCGACATGTGGAAGTACTGGGACGACAAGCGCGCCGGGCTCATCGGCGACTGCGAGATGACCGAGCTGGAGAGCGGCCTCGCGCGCTCGCCCGGGCACTGCATGACCATGGGCACGGCGTCCACGCTGACCGCGGCGGCCGAGGCCCTCGGGGTCACGGTCCCGGGCGCCTCCAGCATCCCCGCGGTCGACTCCGGGCACGACAGGATGGCCGCCGCCTCGGGTCTGCGGATCGTCGAACTCGTCCGGCAGGACCGGAAGTTGTCCGACATCCTCACGGCCGATGCCTTCGAGGACGCGGTGACGACGGTCCTCGGGCTCGGTGGCTCCACCAACGCCGTGATCCACCTCATCGCCATGGCAGGACGCGCCGGGGTCCGGCTCACCCTCGACGACTTCGACCGGATCGCCCGTACGGTGCCGGTCCTGGCGAACGTACGGCCCGGCGGCCGG from Streptomyces sp. NBC_00258 includes:
- the araD gene encoding L-arabinonate dehydratase: MTDAKPTTPDADGTPDEGQVPDAPRQLRSHQWYGTEGLRSFSHRARTRQLGYLPEEHLGKPVIAILNTWSDINPCHVHLRDRAQAVKRGVWQAGGFPLEFPVSTLSETFQKPTPMLYRNMLAMETEELLRSYPVDGAVLMGGCDKSTPALLMGAASVDLPAIFVPAGPMLPGHWRNEVLGSGTDMWKYWDDKRAGLIGDCEMTELESGLARSPGHCMTMGTASTLTAAAEALGVTVPGASSIPAVDSGHDRMAAASGLRIVELVRQDRKLSDILTADAFEDAVTTVLGLGGSTNAVIHLIAMAGRAGVRLTLDDFDRIARTVPVLANVRPGGRTYLMEDFHFAGGLPGFLSRITDLLHLDRPTVSYDSLREQLASAQVHNDDVIRTRRNPVAAEGGVAVLRGNLCPDGAVIKHIAAEPHLLKHTGPAVVFDDYRTMQRTINDPELGITADTVLVLRNSGPKGGPGMPEYGMLPIPDHLLKQGVRDMLRISDARMSGTSYGACVLHVAPESYIGGPLALVRTGDTITLDVESRALQLNVDDEELARRRAEWTAPPERYERGYGALYNEQITQADTGCDFAFLARPGKVQDPYAG
- a CDS encoding dihydrodipicolinate synthase family protein, coding for MTATTTAFEAGRAALADVVAIPVTPFAEDGSIDQEVHRVLLRRVLDGGVRILTPNGNTGEFYALSPEERRTVTELTIDEAGDRAAILVGVGHDVPTAVASARHARELGAQMVMVHQPVHPYVSEGGWVDYHRAIAEAVPELGVVPYIRNPVLAGARLAELADTCPNVIGVKYAVPDAARFAAFARDAGLERFVWVAGLAEPYAPSYFSAGATGFTSGLVNVAPAVSLNMIEALRSGDYAGAMKVWEQIRRFEELRAANNSANNVTVVKEALASLGLCRREVRPPSKQLPESERAEVAAIAAGWSI